A window of the Pseudodesulfovibrio sp. JC047 genome harbors these coding sequences:
- the rpsG gene encoding 30S ribosomal protein S7: MPRKGPVQKRQILPDPVYGSKLITRFINRLMLDGKKSTAERIFYQAIETLANKTNEEPLKAFEKCLDNIRPALEVKSRRVGGATYQVPLEVRPDRQTALAIRWLIGYARGRGEKGMVARLSGELLDAFNNRGGAVKKREDTHKMAEANKAFAHYRW, translated from the coding sequence ATGCCTCGTAAAGGTCCTGTCCAAAAGAGACAGATTCTGCCGGACCCCGTGTACGGCAGCAAACTCATTACTCGCTTCATCAACCGTCTGATGCTGGACGGTAAGAAAAGCACTGCTGAAAGAATTTTCTACCAGGCAATTGAAACCCTGGCCAACAAGACGAACGAAGAGCCTTTGAAGGCCTTCGAAAAGTGCTTGGACAACATTCGTCCAGCTCTGGAAGTCAAATCCCGTCGTGTCGGTGGTGCTACCTATCAGGTACCCTTGGAAGTTCGTCCTGACCGTCAAACCGCTCTCGCCATTCGTTGGCTGATCGGATATGCGCGCGGTCGCGGAGAGAAGGGCATGGTTGCCCGTCTGTCCGGAGAACTCCTCGACGCATTCAATAACCGTGGCGGCGCCGTCAAAAAGCGCGAAGATACCCACAAGATGGCCGAAGCGAATAAAGCTTTTGCCCACTACCGCTGGTAG
- the rpsL gene encoding 30S ribosomal protein S12, whose protein sequence is MPTINQLIRSGRKAQSKRKKTPALMECPQRRGVCTRVYTTTPKKPNSALRKVARVRLTNGMEVTAYIGGEGHNLQEHSVVLIRGGRVKDLPGVRYHIVRGTLDTSGVDDRRRGRSKYGTKRPK, encoded by the coding sequence ATGCCCACCATTAACCAACTCATCCGTAGTGGCCGCAAAGCGCAGTCCAAACGGAAGAAGACCCCGGCCTTGATGGAATGCCCTCAGCGCCGCGGTGTTTGCACCAGAGTGTACACCACAACCCCTAAGAAGCCGAACTCCGCGCTTCGTAAGGTTGCTCGTGTGCGTCTGACCAACGGCATGGAAGTCACCGCTTATATCGGTGGTGAAGGCCATAACCTTCAGGAACACTCCGTGGTACTTATCCGCGGCGGTCGTGTAAAAGACTTGCCCGGTGTCCGTTACCACATTGTCCGCGGTACTCTCGATACCTCTGGTGTTGATGATCGTCGTCGTGGTCGTTCCAAGTACGGCACCAAGCGTCCTAAATAG